A single Oncorhynchus kisutch isolate 150728-3 linkage group LG19, Okis_V2, whole genome shotgun sequence DNA region contains:
- the LOC109910306 gene encoding methionine aminopeptidase 2-like, translating into MVDVVQAKVTEQKLEEETVLNGDAEEKEEVDPSEETAKKKKKKKKKKSAGPAAGTEAEGNGVADVTQQLEKQALEDKEKEEDGEDDGDEGENSAGKKKKKKKKKKGPKVQTDPPSVPICDLYPSGVFPIGQECEYPSLQDGRTAAWRTTNEEKRVLDKANEEMWSDFRQAAEAHRQVRQHVRSFIKPGMTMIDICERLENCSRKLIKENGLNAGLAFPTGCSLNNCAAHYTPNAGDPTVLQYDDVCKIDFGTHINGRIIDCAFTVTFNPKYDKLLEAVRDATNTGIKCAGIDVRLCDVGERIQEVMESYEVEIDGKTYQVKPIRNLNGHSIGQYRIHAGKTVPIVKGGEATRMEEGEVYAIETFGSTGKGVVHDDMECSHYMKNFDVGHVPIRLPRAKHLLNVINENFGTLAFCRRWLDRLGESKYLMALKNLCDLGIVDPYPPLCDTKGSYTAQFEHTILLRPTCKEVVSRGDDY; encoded by the exons ATGGTGGATGTGGTGCAGGCGAAGGTAACCGAGCAGAAGCTCGAAGAAGAGACGGTCCTGAATGGAGAtgcagaagagaaagaggaggtagaCCCTTCCGAGGAGAcagccaagaagaagaagaaaaagaagaagaagaagtcggCAGGCCCCG CAGCCGGCACCGAGGCTGAGGGCAATGGAGTGGCTGACGTGACACAACAGCTGGAGAAGCAGGCTCTGGAGGACAAAGAGAAAGAAGAAGACGGGGAGGATG ATGGAGACGAGGGGGAGAACTCGGCaggcaaaaagaagaagaagaagaaaaagaagaaaggAC CCAAAGTTCAGACTGACCCTCCGTCTGTGCCCATCTGTGACTTGTATCCAAGTGGTGTTTTCCCCATTGGTCAGGAATGTGAATACCCCTCATTACAGGATGG GCGTACCGCGGCGTGGAGGACCACCAATGAAGAGAAGCGGGTTCTGGACAAGGCCAACGAGGAAATGTGGAGCGACTTCAGACAGGCTGCTGAGGCCCATAGACAGGTCCGCCAGCACGTCCGCAGCTTCATCAAACCTGGCATGACCATGATCGACATCTG TGAGCGGTTGGAGAACTGTTCCAGGAAGTTGATCAAGGAGAATGGTCTGAATGCAGGCCTGGCCTTCCCCACTGGCTGCTCTCTGAACAACTGTGCAGCTCACTACACCCCTAACGCCGGAGACCCCACCGTGCTGCAATACGACGACGTCTGCAAGATCGACTTCGGAACACACATCAACG GTCGGATCATTGACTGTGCCTTCACCGTCACCTTCAACCCAAAGTATGACAAACTGCTGGAGGCCGTGAGAGACGCCACCAATACTGGAATCAAG TGTGCTGGAATCGACGTGCGTCTGTGTGACGTTGGAGAGAGAATTCAGGAAGTGATGGAGTCGTACGAGGTGGAGATTGACGGCAAAACATACCAAG TGAAGCCAATCAGAAACCTGAACGGCCACTCAATTGGCCAGTACAGGATACATGCCGGTAAGACTGTCCCCATTGTCAAAGGAGGAGAAGCTACCAGGATGGAG GAGGGAGAGGTGTACGCCATCGAGACATTTGGCAGCACAGGGAAGGGCGTGGTCCATGATGACATGGAGTGTTCTCATTACATGAAAAACTTTGATGTGGGACACGTCCCAATCAG aCTCCCCCGGGCGAAGCACCTGTTGAACGTTATCAACGAGAACTTTGGCACACTGGCGTTCTGCCGGCGCTGGCTGGACCGGCTGGGGGAGAGCAAGTACCTGATGGCCCTGAAGAACCTGTGCGACCTGGGCATCGTGGACCCCTACCCCCCGCTCTGCGACACCAAGGGCTCCTACACCGCCCAGTTCGAGCACACCATCCTGCTCAGGCCCACCTGCAAGGAGGTGGTGAGCCGAGGGGACGACTATTGA